Sequence from the Undibacterium piscinae genome:
ATTGTTGGGCCAGGCGGAAAGTTTCTTCACCGACCAGTTTCACCGCAGTGCCATCCGAAAACAGGCCTACGTCATTCAAGGCGACTCGCTTGCCGGCTTTTAAGCTGCGAGCCATCGCATCAGAATCAACGCTTTGGACGCCGATAATCTTGATATCAGGGCGCACCGCCTTGACGTAGGCAGAGACACCGGCGATCAGGCCACCGCCGCCGATGGCAACAAAGATCGCATGAATCGGCTCGGCATGCTGGCGTAAAATTTCCATACCTACCGTACCTTGTCCTGCGATCACATCAGGGTCGTCAAAAGGATGGACGAAGGTCAGTTTTTGTTTTTTTTCCAGAGTGAGCGCATGATCATAAGAGTCACTGTAGGAATCGCCGTGCAACACGATTTCTACATAGTCACCGCCGTGGGTGCGTACCGCATCAATCTTTACTGCCGGCGTGGTGGTTGGCATCACAATCACCGCTTTGCATTTGACTCTGGCTGCGCTGAGCGCGACACCTTGCGCATGATTGCCGGCGGAGGCGCAGATGACGCCGCGCTTGAGTTGTGCCGGGCTAAGATGGGCGATTTTATTGTAAGCTCCGCGTAGCTTGAAGCTAAATACGCTTTGCATGTCTTCGCGCTTGAAATAAATTGGGTTTTCCATGCGTGCTGACAGGGCTGGAGCAAACTCCAGCGGTGTTTCAACGGCGACGTCGTAGACGCGTGCAGTAAGGATTTTTTTTAAATAATCAGTTGTCATGGATAGGCCAAATGTTAAAAGATCAAAGCGAGCAAATTTGCCTCATTATAATGTATGGTTTTTATAATGGCTTCGTAACACGATGATAGCGACTGCGGTTGACTGGTTATTGGGGGTATTGGCGCTGCCGGAAGTCGGTTTGACTTCGGTGTTTTTGATTAGCTTTATCTCTGCCACCTTATTGCCATTTGGCTCTGAGCCTACGGTTTTTGCCGTCATCAGCGCCAATCCGTCTCTGTACTGGAAGGTGATTGCGGTGGCTACCCTGGGCAATTCCCTGGGGGGCGTAGTCGATTATGCGCTAGGGTATTACGCCAAGCAGACCTTTGCGGCTGAGCGCTCGAGTAAATGGTTTGCGTGGTTGCAGCGTTTCGGCGCAAAAACCATGTTGCTGGCCTGGTTGCCGGGCATAGGCGACCCTATGTGTACGCTGGCGGGCTGGCTCAAGTTACCGTTTTGGCCTAGTGTGATGTATATGACGATAGGCAAGTTTTTACGATATGTCAGCCTGACCTGGTTATTGCTGAGTGTTCCCGGCGGGTTCTGGCGCACACTAGGCGAGTGGTTTTTTTGAGAACTCGCTCTAATACCAATTTTAATACCAGTTAGTCAGGTAATCCCTGGCGTAAACAGATACTCTCCCCGGGTATATATAGATAGATTCTCTATGAGGCAATGTTTATAAGTGTCTTAGGCAGCTATTTCTGCATACTCCTAGTAGTGTAAAAAACATTAGAATAACCACTTGCCGAATATTCTTAGGTAAAACGCTAGTTTTGCTCTATTAAATACTATGATAAGGCGTGTCGACTGTAGGGCTGTTCGTTCATTGTGCATCGCAATACGCTAGAATAAGGTTAATTCTGTTTTAAATGCATGTTTACACTTCCTTACTAAAATCGTCGGTCGAGTTCCGGTTCGCCATCCTCACCCGTCAGTCTAAAAGATCCCACTGATGAATGCTCCAGCACAAATCCAGGCCTTACTCTCTGATGCTCCCAACGGTGCCGGCACTGCCAGCACCAGTCGCGTGCGCGAAATCCCGTATAACTACACTTCTTTTTCCGATCGCGAAATCGTCATTCGCTTGCTAGGCGACGATGCCTGGCAATTGCTCGACCAATTGCGCGGCAAGCGCCAGACCGGGCGTTCGGCTCGCATGCTGTACGAAGTGCTGGGTGACATTTGGGTGGTGCGTCGCAACCCCTACCTGCAAGACGATATGCTGGATAATCCCAAGCGCAGGCAGGAGCTGATCGATGCGCTTAATCATAGGCTGGCGGAAGTGGAGAAACGCCGCCTGAGTACCGCTAGCGATGCCGATGCAGAGCGCAGCAATAGCGTAGAGATACTGGTGCAAGCGGCGCGTCAGGCGGTCGCCACGTTTTCGCAAGAGTTCCGTGATACCTATGATTTGCGTAAGAAAGCGAGCAAATTACTAGCCAAATACACGGCCAAAGACAATATCAAGTTCGATGGCTTAAGCCGCGTTTCTCACGTGACCGATGCCACCGATTGGCGCGTTGAATACCCGTTCGTGGTCTTGACACCGGATACCGAAGATGAAATGGCGGGTCTGGTAAAGAGCTGTATCACCTTAGGCCTGACCA
This genomic interval carries:
- a CDS encoding DedA family protein, with product MIATAVDWLLGVLALPEVGLTSVFLISFISATLLPFGSEPTVFAVISANPSLYWKVIAVATLGNSLGGVVDYALGYYAKQTFAAERSSKWFAWLQRFGAKTMLLAWLPGIGDPMCTLAGWLKLPFWPSVMYMTIGKFLRYVSLTWLLLSVPGGFWRTLGEWFF